Within Romeriopsis navalis LEGE 11480, the genomic segment TCTAACTTGAAAATGGCTCAGGCGGGATTTGAACCTGCGACCTTGGGCTTATGAGTCCCCTGCTCTAACCACTGAGCTACTGAGCCTTAACACTTGAATAAGATTAACATACTTTCCTGACTGATTTGCACCACGGTCATGAGTTTTTTTGAGCATTTTTGGTCATCACGATCCGTCAGTGAGGCACATCAAGTCCGAGGCGATCTCAAGCGATAAAAGCGTGCGCAGTACATGTACTGCGCACGCTCAAAACCAACTAAATTATGTTGATTGCAAACTAATTAGCTCTGATTGCTGAGGAATGCCATCGGATTCACCGCACCACGACCACGCTTATGGATTTCGAAGTGCAAGTGAGGACCAGTACTAAAACCAGTGCTCCCCATCGCCGAAATCTGCTGGCCTTGAGCAACTTCCTGGCCTTCCTTCACCAAAATACGGCTGTTGTGAGCATAGCGTGTCATTGTGCCATCTTCATGCTCTAGCTCAACGAGATAACCATATCCACCGTTATTCCAGCGCGCATAGGAAACCCTACCAGCAGCCGAAGCAACGATCGGTGTACCCACCGGCGCCGCAATATCAATACCACGATGCATCCGGCCCCAACGCCAGCCATAACCAGAACTGAGTAAGCCCTTGGACGGCATAATATAGCCTTTAGAAACCTTACCACCTGGCAAAAAGGCATCTTCACGACCCATCGCTGGCAGGTTCGGTGCAACCATTTTCTGCACAGCCGGTGTCACCGGGGCATAAGCGGCCGAACCAAACGTCGCTCGTGCCACAACTTGACGATTCGTCGAAGGTGCTGACTTCTCTTTCGTCTCAGACTTTAACTTCGGCTGCACAAAATTGCGCAGTTCGATCGATAAAGCACTCTCAGATTTACGACCGGCAAAGTCTGGATTAGCAGCCACAGCCTTCGCGCTAATTGGCTCAACCCGAGTCATAGAGACCTTCGACACCTGATCGTCCGCCAACTTCGCCGGTGTCGCTTGGGCGATTACTGCCACTTGCTTCGGTGTCGTTGTTACTTCGCTTTTTGCGTCTGGCTGACGCTCGCGGAGATTACGAATCTCGGCTAATAGCGGCGTTGGATCAAACTGAGGCGTTTCAGGCGACAGTTGCTTCACCTTCGCAACGACTTGAGGCCGTTCAGAAACGGATTCAGTCGATTCAACAGACAACGGCTCCAGGTCAGGAGTAACAATTGCTTTGGGTTCAACACCACCAATCGATGGCAATGCAACATCCGACAAACGTGTCACTGGCAAGGCATCTGATTCTTGCTGATCAGCCGCATTAACAATTGACAACTTGGCCTCAGCAAATGCTTTCGGCGCCCCATTCACATCCTCACCCAACTCCGCCAAATCCTGCTTGAGTCGATCACGCTTGACTCGCAGGTTTTCAACCGCCACAGCTTGACGCGCTGCGAGGTTGTTCGATTGCAGTCCATCGGCTTTCGATGACGCCAGTACAGGCACCTCTGGAACTGACTTAGAAATTTCTTTGAGACTGATTGTGTCTTGCGATGGCTTGACCGCGGTCTTAACCGGCACATTCAGTACCTGACCGACTTTGAGCACTGAACCAGTAGATAAACGATTTACATTCGCTAGAGCACGAACTTCTACCTTATAGGCTTGGGCAATTTGCCAAAGAGTTTCACCTTTTGCCACTGCATGGCCAGCAGTGGGCTTGACGGCAGTCTTAACCGCCTTGTCCGATGTGAGCGTCTTTGTCTTAGCAGACGGCTTCACAACGACAACCTTGCTGGAAACACCAAGCACCGACTTTGCGGGCTTTGCCGCTGGCTGCGGCACAATTGCGACTGGCTTAGAAACTGGCTTTGTCGT encodes:
- a CDS encoding peptidoglycan DD-metalloendopeptidase family protein, encoding MLGIAISVGAGSIAAPVFQHSAHATEPVSTQISVETPVAPILETTKPVSKPVAIVPQPAAKPAKSVLGVSSKVVVVKPSAKTKTLTSDKAVKTAVKPTAGHAVAKGETLWQIAQAYKVEVRALANVNRLSTGSVLKVGQVLNVPVKTAVKPSQDTISLKEISKSVPEVPVLASSKADGLQSNNLAARQAVAVENLRVKRDRLKQDLAELGEDVNGAPKAFAEAKLSIVNAADQQESDALPVTRLSDVALPSIGGVEPKAIVTPDLEPLSVESTESVSERPQVVAKVKQLSPETPQFDPTPLLAEIRNLRERQPDAKSEVTTTPKQVAVIAQATPAKLADDQVSKVSMTRVEPISAKAVAANPDFAGRKSESALSIELRNFVQPKLKSETKEKSAPSTNRQVVARATFGSAAYAPVTPAVQKMVAPNLPAMGREDAFLPGGKVSKGYIMPSKGLLSSGYGWRWGRMHRGIDIAAPVGTPIVASAAGRVSYARWNNGGYGYLVELEHEDGTMTRYAHNSRILVKEGQEVAQGQQISAMGSTGFSTGPHLHFEIHKRGRGAVNPMAFLSNQS